From the Mycobacterium sp. DL592 genome, the window TCTGTCGACGGTGTTCACCCGAACCCGCTCCACGTTCGGGGTGGAACTGCTTGTCGCACATACCGATGTGTACCTCGACGGACTGGCCCACGCCGAGAAGCTGACGGCGCCGGAGATCGTGACGGCGCTCCCGGTCCCGCTGGTCGACCCCTCCGACGTGGCGGCCACGGTGCTGTCGGCGACGGTGCTGTCCCAGCCGGTGCAGACGCTGGATTCGTTGCGTGCGGCCCGGCACGGCTCACTGGACTCCGAGGGCATCGATCTGAGCGAGTCGGTGGAGCTTCCGTTGATGGAAGTGCGGGCCCTGCTCGACCTCGGTGACGTGGCCAAAGCGAACCGTAAGCTCGACGACCTGGCCGATCGGGTGGGCTGGCGGTGGCGGCTGGTGTGGTTCAAGGCCGTCTCGGAGTTGTTGACCGGCGATTATGACTCGGCGACAAAGCATTTCACCGAAGTCCTGGACACCTTTCCTGGCGAGCAGGCGCCGAAGCTGGCTCTTGCGGCGACGGCTGAACTGGCGGGAACCTCTGGTGAGCGACCGTTCTACCAAACGGTGTGGCATACCGACAACAACATCATCTCGGCGGGCTTCGGCCTGGCACGCGCGCAGTCGGTGGAGGGTGAACGTGCGGCCGCCGTGCGCACGCTCGACGAAGTGCCGGCTTCCTCAAGGCATTTCACTACCGCGCGGTTGACCAGCGCGGTGACCCTGCTCTCCGGCCGCTCGGCACAGGAACTCACCGAGGAGCAGATTCGCGACGCGGCCCACCGGGTCGAGGCGCTGCCCGACAGCGAGCCGAGGGTGTTGCAGATCCGGGCTCTGGTGCTGGGTACGGCGATGGACTGGATCGCCGACAACGCGGCCAGCACCAATCACATTCTCGGGTTCCCGTTCACCGACCACGGTCTGCGACTGGGCGTCGAGGCTGCGCTGCGCAACCTGGCGCGGGTGGCCACCAGCCAGGCGCACCGCTACGCGCTGGTCGACATGGCCAACAACGTTCGCCCGACCAGTACGTTCTAGCGTGCACACTCAACGGTGTCCGAAACGCTCCCGCAACACCGGATCGTTCTCCCACCACAGCGTCGACGCCCCGGCCTCCGGGGTCGCGGCCAGGTCGGCATCCACCCGGGCGGCCTTGGCCTTCTCGTCGCGGCCGAGGGCCCGCATGAGGACCAGGATGAACGGAATGCCGACCACGTCGCCGAGGATCCACAGGATGCCCGCCCCGACGGACTGGTCCACCCGCTGACTCGGGCCCCAGTCCCGGTGCAGCGAGGCGTAATACGGCCCAGCGACGATCGGGCCGAGCCAGAGCACCACACCGAGCAGGCCGTCGGCCAGGGCCTCCACCACGCTGATCCCGATGGACAGCAGCGGTGAGTACGGCGTGGGCACCGGGTCGGCTTGCAGGCGCGCATAGAAATACCCGAACCCGATGACCACCAGGACGACTCGCGTCAGCGCCGCCAGCGGTCCCGTCATCGACGCGACGTACCACGGTGTGAGGTAGAGCAGCCACGGTGTGGCCAACATGGCAACCGAGGTCACGGGCGGCGACAAGGCCACCCGCATCAGCCGGGACTGCAGCGCCCACTCGACCATCCGGCGACCTCGCTGCGATCCCGCGCGCAGCGCCGTGAACGGCCGTCCGAGCGCCAACAGGAACGGTACGACGAACAACAGCAGGAGGACCTGCAGCGCCCGGACCCAGAACAGCACCGGCGCGTAGACGCCCACGGCGCTGGCCACAGCCAGCACCCAGACCACCAGTCCCGTCCCGAAGCAGACGGCCTGGCCGCGGCCCACCGCTGCGCCCGCGGCTCGCCGGCAACCGAAGTAGACAGCAGCGAGCCCCGCGATCACCGCAAGCGCGAGCGCGTCGAGAGTCCACGACAGCAGGACCATGAACCATGACGCTACCGTGCATTGCCTGGGAACCAGCCGTGACGTTGCTGTACAACTTGGCCTAGATGACGGTCAGGCACTCCCGGGCGATCGCCAGCTCCTCATTGGTGGGGATCACCAGCACGGTGGTCGGTGACTTGTCGGCCGAGATGAGACGCGCACCGCGCGAGGGGCTTTCGTTGAGGTGCTCGTCGAGTTCGATGCCCAACGGAGCCAACCCCGTCAGTGCGTCGCGCCGCACCGACGCGTCGTTCTCCCCCACTCCCGCGGTGAACGTCAGCACGTCGGTGTGGCCGAGGATCGCCAAGTATGCGCCGACGTACTTGCGCAGCCGGTGGATGTAGACGTCGTAGGCCAATTGCGCATGCTCGTCGCCGGACTCGATGCGCTGGTGAACCACCCGGAAGTCGATCTCACCGGCCAGACCGGACATTCCGGAGTGGCGGTTGAGCATCGACTCGATGTCCTCGATGCCCATCCCGGCGGTGCGCGCCAGATAGCTGATGACGCCGGGGTCGATGTCGCCGGACCGCGTGCCCATCACCAGGCCTTCCATCGGCGTCAGGCCCATCGACGTGTCGACGGGCCGCCCGCCGGCGATGGCTGAGGCCGACGCGCCGTTGCCGAGGTGCAGCACGATCTGATTCAGCGATTCCGGGGGAACACCGAGGAAGTCGGCCGCCTGCCGACTGACGTACTGATGCGAGGTGCCGTGGAAGCCGTAGCGGCGAATCTGCCAGCGCGCAGCCAACTCCCGGTCGATCGCGTATGTCGCGGCGGCGGCGGGCAGGTCATGGAAGAACGCGGTGTCGAACACGGCTACGTGCGGGAGGTCGGGCAGCAACCGGCGAGCCACCTCGATCCCGAGCACGGCCGGCGGGTTGTGCAGGGGGGCCAGCGACGACAGCTCGCGCAGTTGGTCGAGTACCGACTCGTCGACCACAATCGGGCGGAACAGCTGCTGCCCGCCGTGAACCACCCGGTGGCCGACGGCGACCAGACCGAGGCTGTCGAGGTCCTGACCGTCTGCGGTCAGGCTGTCGAATGCCAGCCGCAGCGCTGCCTCGTGGTCGGGGACGCCACCGTCGTCGCCGATCCGCTCGACGATGCCGTGCGCCACGGATTCGCCGGTATCCGGTTGGATGAGTTGGTATTTCAGCGATGAAGATCCGGAGTTGAGGACCAGAACGGTTCCTGATGTCGCCGGCACAGCGGCTCCCGTACCCATCGTCAGTCCTCCTGCGCCTGGATCGCGGTGATCGCGACGGTGTTGACGATGTCCTCCACGAGGGCACCTCGGGACAGGTCGTTGACCGGTTTGTTCAACCCCTGCAGGACGGGTCCGATCGCGATGGCACCCGCGCTGCGCTGCACAGCCTTGTAGGTGTTGTTGCCGGTGTTGAGGTCCGGGAAGATGAGCACCGTGGCCCGGCCGGCGACCTGCGAGCCGGGCATCTTCGCGGCGGCCACGGTCTCGTCGACGGCGGCGTCGTACTGGATCGGCCCCTCCACCAGCAGGCTCGGGGCCCGTGTTCGGACGAGTTCGGTTGCAGCGCGGACTTTCTCGACACCGGCTCCGCTGCCGGAGTCACCGGTCGAGTACGACAGCATCGCCACCCTGGGTTCGATACCGAACTGGGCGGCGGTGCGCGCCGAGCTGATCGCGATGTCCGCCAGCTGTTCGGCGGTCGGGTCCGGCACGATCGCGCAGTCCCCGTAGGCGAGCACCCGATCGCTCAGGCACATCAGGAAGATACTCGACACCGTGGACACGTCGGGCTGGGTCTTGATGATCTCGAATGCCGGGCGCACCGTGTGCGCGGTGGTGTGGGCCGCGCCCGACACCATGCCGTCGACGATGTCGTTGTGCACCAGCATCGTTCCGAAGTATGAGACGTCGTGGATGATCTCGCGGGCCTGCTCCAGGCTGACCCCCTTCTTCTTGCGAAGCTCGGCATACTGCGCGGCAAACTGGTCGCAGAGCTCGCTGGTGCGCGGATTGAGCACCGTGGCCGCACTCAGGTCGACACCCAGTTCGGCTGCACGGGAACGGACTTGAGTTTCCTCACCCAGGATCGTCAACTCGGCGACGCCGCGGCGCAGCAGCCGGCCCGCGGCGCGCAGGATGCGGTCGTCCTCGCCTTCGGGCAGCACGATGCGCTTGAGGTTCGCCCGGGCCCGTTCCATCAGCTGGTGGGTGAACATCTGCGGGGTGGTCACCGTCGGGATCGGGATGGACAACCGCTCGAGCAGGTCGGCGATGTCGACGTGGTGTTCCATCAGTTCGATGGCGGTGTCGACCTTGCGCTGCGAAGTGGCCGTCACTCTGCCCCGCGCACCTGCCACCGCGCTCGCGGTCTCGAAGGTGCCCAGGTCGGTCGCGATGATCGGAAGCCGGAGGCCCAGCCCGGTCACCAGCTCGGCGATACTGCGGTGCAGCGCCAGACCGCCATTGAGGATGACCGCCGACAGCGACGGAAATCCTTCTGCGGCATGGGCGCTCGCGACCGCCAGGACCACGTCGGAGCGGTCGCCCGGGGTTATGACGGCAACGCCCTCGGTCAGTCGCTCCACGACATGCTCGGCTGTCATACCCGCGACGAGCACGTCCATCACCTCGCGGCCCAGCAAGGACTCGTCGCCGTGGATCAGCACACCGTCGACCGCGGTGCGCAAGTCGGCCACCGTCGGCGCCACCAGGAGCGGCTCCTCGGGCAGCACGTAGACATGCGGGCCCAGCCCCTTGCACGCCTGCGCCACGGCATCCATCTGGGCCGGGTCGCACCGGTTGGCCACCACCGCGGCGGTGTGCGCGTACTGCAAAGCCAGTTCGGCCAGACACAGTTCGACGACCTGGGCCACTTCCCGCGGCGTGCGGTCGCGGGCCCGTACCGAGAGCACAACGGGCGCGCCGAGGTTGACCGCGATGCGGGCGTTGACGCTCAGTTCGGTCGGAGTGGCGACATCGGTGTAGTCCGACCCGACGATGACCACGGCGTCGCAGCGGGCCGCCATCGCGTGGTAGCGGTCGACGATGTCGGCGATGGCCCCTTCGGGATCCTCGTGCAGCCGCTGGTAGCTCACCCCGACGCAGTCGTCGTAGCTCAGTCCCGCATTGCTGTGGGCCAGTAGCAACTCCAGGATGTAGTCGCGGTCCTCACGGCGGGTGATAGGCCGGAACACGCCGGTTTTGGGCACCGTGGCGGTCAGACGGTGCAGGATGCCCAGCGCGATGGTCGACTTCCCGGTGTCGCCCTCCGGGGAGGCGATGTAGATCGAGGTCGTTGCGCGCGCGGAGGTCACGGGCTACAGCATTCCTTAGTCCGCGACGACCGCCAGCGAGTTAACCGAGTTTTCGCAATCTCGGTGCCAGATCCTTCTCGAAGAGTTCGAGGAACCGGCGCTGGTCGTGGCCCGGGGCGTGGAAGACGAGGTGGTTGAGCCCGTACTTGACGTACTCGCCGACCTTCTCGACGGCTTCGTCGGGATCCGAGGAGACGATCCACCGCTTGGCCACTTGTTCGATCGGCAGCGCGTCGGCGGCTTTCTCCATCTCGATCGGGTCGTCGATCGAATGCTTCTGCTCGGCGGTCAACGACAGCGGCGCCCAGAAGCGCGTATTCTCCAGCGCCAGTTCGGGATCAGTGTCGTAGGAGATTTTGATCTCGATCATCTTGTCGATGTCGTCGACATTGCGCTCAGCGGCCGCGGCACCTTCAGCGACGGCGGGCAGCAGCTTCTCGGTGTAGAGCTCCACACCCTTGCCCGAGGTGCAGATGAACCCGTCGCCGGCCCGCCCGGCGTACTTGGCCACCGCGGGGCCGCCCGCGGCGATGTAGACGGGGACGCCACCCTCGGGCACGTCGTAGATCGACGCACCCTTGAGGTGGTAGTAGTCGCCGTCGAAGTCGACCCGGTCACCGCGCCACAGCTCGCGCATCAGCCGGACCGACTCGCGCAGCCGGGCGAAGCGCTCCTTGAACTCCGGCCACTCGCCGATGAACCCGGTGGCGATCTCGTTGAGAGCCTCACCGGTGCCCACCCCGAGGAACACCCGGTCGGGGTACAGGCAGGCCATGGTCGCGAAGGCCTGGGCGATCACGGCGGGGTTGTAGCGGAAGGTCGGGGTCAACACCGACGTGCCCAGCACGATCCGCTCGGTGCGTTCGCCCACCGCGGTCATCCAGGCCAGCGAGAAGGGGGCGTGGCCACCTTCGTGCCGCCACGGCTGGAAGTGGTCGCTGACCGTCGCACTGTCCATTCCGTGCGCCTCGGCGAGCACTGCCAGCTCGACCAACTCACGCGGCGCGAACTGCTCCGCCGACGCCTTGTATCCCAGTTTCAGTTCAGCCACATCTTCGTTTGTACTCCAATGGCCGCGGGACCGGCGGACCAGGGTACATAGACTTCAGACATGCCCGCGGCACTGGAAGCCATCACCGACACCGTGCACGTCGCCAGGACCGAGCTGGTGAACTGGACACTGGTCACCGGCGGCGCGGGCGTCATGCTGATCGACGCCGGCTTCCCCGGTAGTCGTGACGATGTTCTGACATCGCTGCGCCAGTTGGGATTCGGGCCGTACGATGTGACCGCGATCCTGCTCACGCACGCCCATGTCGACCACTTCGGCTCGGCGATCTGGTTCGCCAAGGCCCACGGCACACCGGTCTACTGCCACGCCGCCGAAGTGGGGCACTCCAAACGCGATTACCTGGAACAGGCCGGTCCCATTGACCTGCTGGCCCACGCCTGGCAGCCGCGCTGGATCAAGTGGTCATTGGAGATCGCAGCCAAGGGTGCTCTGGTGCGCGCGGGTATCCCCAGCACCGAAGCGCTCACCGACGAGGTCGCCGAGAGGCTGCCCGGCAGGCCACTGGCCGTGCCGACGCCGGGCCACACCGGCGGGCACTGTTCGTATCTGGTCGACGGCGTGCTGGTCAGTGGCGACGCGCTGGTGACCGGTCATCCACTGG encodes:
- a CDS encoding MBL fold metallo-hydrolase, which encodes MPAALEAITDTVHVARTELVNWTLVTGGAGVMLIDAGFPGSRDDVLTSLRQLGFGPYDVTAILLTHAHVDHFGSAIWFAKAHGTPVYCHAAEVGHSKRDYLEQAGPIDLLAHAWQPRWIKWSLEIAAKGALVRAGIPSTEALTDEVAERLPGRPLAVPTPGHTGGHCSYLVDGVLVSGDALVTGHPLARRRGPQLLPGLFNHDEQGCVRSLAALAMLETDTLIPGHGPVWRGPIREAVRQATPA
- a CDS encoding cytochrome c oxidase assembly protein, encoding MVLLSWTLDALALAVIAGLAAVYFGCRRAAGAAVGRGQAVCFGTGLVVWVLAVASAVGVYAPVLFWVRALQVLLLLFVVPFLLALGRPFTALRAGSQRGRRMVEWALQSRLMRVALSPPVTSVAMLATPWLLYLTPWYVASMTGPLAALTRVVLVVIGFGYFYARLQADPVPTPYSPLLSIGISVVEALADGLLGVVLWLGPIVAGPYYASLHRDWGPSQRVDQSVGAGILWILGDVVGIPFILVLMRALGRDEKAKAARVDADLAATPEAGASTLWWENDPVLRERFGHR
- the pta gene encoding phosphate acetyltransferase gives rise to the protein MTSARATTSIYIASPEGDTGKSTIALGILHRLTATVPKTGVFRPITRREDRDYILELLLAHSNAGLSYDDCVGVSYQRLHEDPEGAIADIVDRYHAMAARCDAVVIVGSDYTDVATPTELSVNARIAVNLGAPVVLSVRARDRTPREVAQVVELCLAELALQYAHTAAVVANRCDPAQMDAVAQACKGLGPHVYVLPEEPLLVAPTVADLRTAVDGVLIHGDESLLGREVMDVLVAGMTAEHVVERLTEGVAVITPGDRSDVVLAVASAHAAEGFPSLSAVILNGGLALHRSIAELVTGLGLRLPIIATDLGTFETASAVAGARGRVTATSQRKVDTAIELMEHHVDIADLLERLSIPIPTVTTPQMFTHQLMERARANLKRIVLPEGEDDRILRAAGRLLRRGVAELTILGEETQVRSRAAELGVDLSAATVLNPRTSELCDQFAAQYAELRKKKGVSLEQAREIIHDVSYFGTMLVHNDIVDGMVSGAAHTTAHTVRPAFEIIKTQPDVSTVSSIFLMCLSDRVLAYGDCAIVPDPTAEQLADIAISSARTAAQFGIEPRVAMLSYSTGDSGSGAGVEKVRAATELVRTRAPSLLVEGPIQYDAAVDETVAAAKMPGSQVAGRATVLIFPDLNTGNNTYKAVQRSAGAIAIGPVLQGLNKPVNDLSRGALVEDIVNTVAITAIQAQED
- a CDS encoding acetate kinase produces the protein MGTGAAVPATSGTVLVLNSGSSSLKYQLIQPDTGESVAHGIVERIGDDGGVPDHEAALRLAFDSLTADGQDLDSLGLVAVGHRVVHGGQQLFRPIVVDESVLDQLRELSSLAPLHNPPAVLGIEVARRLLPDLPHVAVFDTAFFHDLPAAAATYAIDRELAARWQIRRYGFHGTSHQYVSRQAADFLGVPPESLNQIVLHLGNGASASAIAGGRPVDTSMGLTPMEGLVMGTRSGDIDPGVISYLARTAGMGIEDIESMLNRHSGMSGLAGEIDFRVVHQRIESGDEHAQLAYDVYIHRLRKYVGAYLAILGHTDVLTFTAGVGENDASVRRDALTGLAPLGIELDEHLNESPSRGARLISADKSPTTVLVIPTNEELAIARECLTVI
- the fgd gene encoding glucose-6-phosphate dehydrogenase (coenzyme-F420), whose translation is MAELKLGYKASAEQFAPRELVELAVLAEAHGMDSATVSDHFQPWRHEGGHAPFSLAWMTAVGERTERIVLGTSVLTPTFRYNPAVIAQAFATMACLYPDRVFLGVGTGEALNEIATGFIGEWPEFKERFARLRESVRLMRELWRGDRVDFDGDYYHLKGASIYDVPEGGVPVYIAAGGPAVAKYAGRAGDGFICTSGKGVELYTEKLLPAVAEGAAAAERNVDDIDKMIEIKISYDTDPELALENTRFWAPLSLTAEQKHSIDDPIEMEKAADALPIEQVAKRWIVSSDPDEAVEKVGEYVKYGLNHLVFHAPGHDQRRFLELFEKDLAPRLRKLG